The following coding sequences lie in one Pseudorca crassidens isolate mPseCra1 chromosome 2, mPseCra1.hap1, whole genome shotgun sequence genomic window:
- the LOC137209985 gene encoding PRAME family member 15-like, with protein sequence MSVQTPPRLLDLAGTSLLRDEASAISAVEDLPTELFPPLFMEAFHGRHIETLKAMVQAWPFVRLPLGDLIDMPHVGPLQAVLEALDVLLAQKVRPRRCKLQVLDLRDTGQTFWSMWSGASTHGCSSSGMVPVAEHRSMTQQPLAPLEVFIELCLKKRTLDNFLTYLIRWVEQRKASIHLCCKKLKIVSMPMENIMTVLSRVQLDCIQEVQVNCTWQLSTLAMFAPLLGQMGNVQRLFLSPILVSAFEELEQQHVVQITSQFLRLHHLQDLRMESPSFLEGCLDQMLRCLNTPLDNLSITNCRLTDSDLLHLSQCPNICQLKGLDLSGVTLTDFSPELLQVLLEQVAASLQELNLEQCGISDFQLESILPVLSHCSQLRTLSLCGNLLSMTIMEKLLCHTTGMPHLSDEFYPAPQESYSPHGALHLGRLAQLRDELIEIMRNLGCPRAIWLSSSPCPRWGNKTFYQEEPFLYHCYISA encoded by the exons ATGAGTGTCCAGACCCCACCCAGACTCCTGGACCTGGCGGGAACAAGCCTGCTGAGGGATGAGGCCTCAGCCATTTCTGCTGTGGAAGATCTGCCcactgagctcttcccaccacTGTTCATGGAGGCCTTCCATGGGAGACACATCGAGACCCTGAAGGCCATGGTGCAAGCCTGGCCCTTTGTCCGCCTGCCTCTGGGGGACCTGATAGACATGCCTCATGTGGGGCCCTTACAAGCAGTGCTGGAAGCACTTGATGTCCTACTTGCCCAGAAGGTTCGCCCTAG GAGGTGCAAACTGCAAGTGCTGGATTTACGGGATACTGGCCAGACCTTCTGGAGCATGTGGTCTGGAGCCAGCACTCACGGGTGCTCAAGCTCAGGAATGGTACCAGTGGCTGAGCACAGGTCAATGACACAGCAGCCCTTGGCTCCCTTGGAGGTGTTCATAGAACTTTGTCTGAAGAAAAGGACCCTGGATAATTTCCTCACCTACCTCATCAGGTGGGTGGAGCAGAGAAAAGCTTCCATACACCTGTGCTGTAAGAAACTGAAGATTGTTTCAATGCCCATGGAAAATATTATGACGGTCCTGAGTAGGGTGCAACTGGACTGTATCCAGGAGGTGCAAGTGAATTGCACCTGGCAGCTGTCCACCCTGGCCATGTTTGCTCCTCTCCTGGGCCAGATGGGTAATGTGCAGAGACTCTTTCTCTCCCCCATTCTTGTGTCTGCCTTTGAGGAGCTGGAACAGCAGCACGTTGTCCAAATTACCTCTCAGTTCCTCAGGCTGCACCACCTCCAGGATCTCCGTATGGAATCTCCCTCCTTCCTTGAAGGCTGCCTGGACCAGATGCTTAG ATGCCTGAACACGCCCTTGGACAACCTTTCAATAACCAACTGCCGGCTTACAGATTCAGACTTGCTCCATCTGTCTCAGTGCCCAAACATCTGTCAGCTAAAAGGCCTGGATCTGAGTGGTGTCACGCTGACTGACTTTAGTCCTGAGCTCCTCCAAGTTCTCCTGGAGCAAGTTGCAGCCTCCCTCCAGGAACTGAACTTAGAGCAGTGTGGGATCAGTGACTTTCAACTTGAGTCTATCCTGCCTGTCCTGAGCCACTGTTCCCAGCTCAGGACCCTTAGTCTGTGTGGGAACCTCCTCTCTATGACCATCATGGAGAAGCTGCTGTGTCACACCACTGGTATGCCCCATTTAAGTGATGAGTTTTATCCCGCCCCTCAGGAAAGTTACAGCCCTCATGGAGCTCTCCACCTGGGCAGACTTGCCCAGCTTCGGGATGAGCTAATTGAGATTATGAGGAATTTAGGATGTCCCAGGGCCATCTGGCTTAGCTCTAGCCCATGTCCTCGCTGGGGCAATAAGACATTCTATCAAGAGGAGCCCTTTCTATACCACTGCTATATCTCTGCCTAG